A window from Leptothermofonsia sichuanensis E412 encodes these proteins:
- a CDS encoding GumC family protein gives MDTQPNFQPLPALPGNGVPVVGNPPQPESSQEEGSFNIDHLLGTLRRRSLLLAGVTIAATSFMWYRALTQAPSYQSGFRLLVEPVTAENTLQNLTDTSTRQFKLDYATQIEVLRSPELLQPIANQIQKQYPGFSYGELISNLTVSQPKGTKILDIRYSGSDPQKVKYVLDQVSEGYLRYSQLERQTNLRRGIQFVEEQIAKVQERVNSLQIALQTFRQRNNFIDPDSQSQRVSTQITALEQQRLEVQKQLAEVRSTYDSLQIEPGAVAALANSPSYQAVLGQIRELDSKIAIESARFREGNLALQLLEDQKQKLVPLLRQEARRSLGNKLAEVESQLRLLEVRQQAIANAEQYWTQQFKRLPITSRQYTDLQRDLRVATESLTRFLETRENLQVQAAQQEVPWQLIAAPALPGAPLSSIGRDLLIGALAGLALGIAAAMVAEKLDNTFHSSEELRKQLKRPILAIIPFYEAVQPEPKAPSKIKHLFQPARLKSLVRGRRRPPTSRTTSIFLEAFRSLHANIRLLRTDPPITTLVISSALPGDGKSTVAINLAQAAASMGQRVLLVDADMRKPRIGSRLGIPSSRGLRDLIETNTRPSRVIQQFHRSTPEEVSDNPQILPFGAENLYVLTSGEVSQDPAKLLSTQRMQDLMEHFQTIFDLVIYDAPPLLNLADSSLLGAHADGVVLVAGLGKTDRTALLQALETLRLSRIPVLGIVANNLRSATSATVKHYYYQT, from the coding sequence ACCAGAGTGGCTTTCGGCTCCTGGTTGAACCCGTCACGGCTGAAAATACTCTCCAAAATTTAACAGACACCAGCACGCGCCAGTTCAAACTGGATTACGCCACTCAAATTGAGGTTCTGCGCAGCCCAGAATTGCTACAACCCATCGCAAACCAGATTCAGAAGCAATACCCTGGGTTCAGTTACGGTGAATTGATTAGTAACCTGACCGTATCCCAACCAAAGGGCACCAAAATTCTGGATATTCGCTACTCAGGTTCAGACCCGCAAAAGGTGAAGTATGTCCTCGATCAGGTGTCCGAAGGCTACTTAAGGTATAGCCAGCTTGAACGGCAAACTAATCTACGCCGGGGAATTCAATTTGTTGAAGAACAAATTGCAAAAGTCCAGGAGCGGGTTAACAGTCTGCAAATAGCATTGCAAACATTTCGTCAACGGAATAACTTCATTGACCCTGACTCCCAGTCCCAACGAGTCAGCACTCAAATTACAGCCCTGGAACAGCAACGGCTGGAGGTGCAAAAACAACTGGCGGAAGTCCGCTCTACCTATGACAGCTTACAGATTGAACCGGGAGCGGTTGCAGCTTTAGCAAATTCCCCATCCTACCAGGCGGTCCTGGGACAAATTCGAGAACTTGACAGCAAAATCGCGATCGAGTCTGCCCGTTTCCGGGAGGGCAACCTGGCATTACAGTTACTGGAAGACCAGAAGCAAAAACTGGTTCCCCTTCTGCGTCAGGAAGCACGGCGATCGCTGGGAAATAAACTGGCGGAGGTCGAGAGTCAGCTTCGGTTATTGGAAGTCAGGCAACAGGCGATCGCCAACGCCGAGCAATACTGGACTCAACAGTTTAAGCGCCTGCCCATCACCTCCCGCCAGTACACTGACCTGCAACGGGATCTACGAGTGGCCACTGAAAGCCTGACCCGCTTTCTGGAAACCCGCGAAAATCTTCAGGTGCAGGCCGCCCAGCAGGAAGTTCCCTGGCAACTGATTGCGGCTCCAGCTCTGCCTGGGGCTCCCCTTTCCTCGATCGGACGTGACCTGCTGATTGGTGCGCTGGCAGGGCTGGCTCTGGGGATTGCGGCTGCCATGGTGGCTGAGAAATTGGATAATACTTTCCATTCCAGCGAAGAATTGCGGAAACAGCTCAAACGCCCAATTCTGGCGATTATTCCCTTCTATGAGGCCGTGCAACCAGAACCCAAAGCACCCTCCAAGATCAAACACCTGTTCCAGCCAGCCAGACTCAAGAGCCTGGTGCGCGGTCGGCGGCGACCCCCCACCTCGCGCACAACATCCATCTTTCTGGAGGCGTTTCGTTCCCTCCATGCCAATATTCGGCTGCTGAGAACGGATCCTCCCATCACCACCCTGGTTATCAGTTCTGCCCTGCCAGGAGATGGCAAATCCACAGTCGCAATTAACCTGGCTCAGGCAGCCGCGTCCATGGGGCAGCGCGTCCTTCTGGTCGATGCCGATATGCGCAAACCCCGGATTGGCAGTCGTTTAGGGATTCCCAGTTCACGGGGATTAAGAGATTTGATTGAAACAAACACTCGCCCCAGCCGGGTGATTCAGCAGTTCCACCGCTCCACTCCAGAAGAAGTCTCCGACAACCCTCAAATTTTGCCATTTGGAGCAGAAAATCTCTATGTCCTCACATCGGGGGAGGTGTCTCAGGATCCGGCTAAACTTCTATCGACCCAGCGTATGCAAGACCTGATGGAGCACTTTCAAACCATCTTTGACCTGGTGATCTATGACGCTCCTCCCCTGCTTAACCTGGCAGATAGCAGCCTTCTGGGTGCCCACGCAGACGGAGTTGTTCTCGTAGCGGGACTGGGTAAAACTGATCGCACAGCTCTGTTGCAGGCACTGGAGACGTTAAGACTATCCCGGATTCCCGTTCTGGGAATTGTGGCCAACAACCTGCGTAGCGCAACCTCAGCCACAGTTAAACACTACTATTACCAGACCTGA